DNA from Nitrososphaerota archaeon:
AAAGATCGTAATATTTTTTCTTAGCTTTTTTCTTAGCTCTTCTTTTAGCTTCGAATAAAGCTTCTACATCTTCATCATCTTCTTCACTTTCACTATTATTTAGGATTTCATCAGTTGTAGCTTCGAAATTTTCTATCTCTTGTTCTATCAACTTAGCTAATTTTTTCTTAGCTTTCTTCTTAGCTTTTGGTTTTCTTCTACCAGCTGCTTCAAGTAATGCTTTTATCGCTTCTTCAGATTCTTGATCTTCATCTTCTAGTTCAACTTCTTCATCTTCTGACTCAACTTCTTCATCTTCTAGTTCAACATCAGATTCGTATAAACTTTGATGCCCATGTTCCTCACCTTCTTCATTATCATTGTCTAAATCAGTAACTTCTACTTCTGGATTTCTTGATAAAATTTCTTCAGCTTCCTCTGTACTCTCATTTGGTGTTGGAACTTGAACTTGTGGCTGCTCAGATTCTAAAAGTTTTAACTTCTCAAATATAGTGTCTAGAACACCATAGTAGTGAGTTTGGTAGTATGGAGTGTCAAGGGTTGAATCAAATCTTTTCTCATCATATGGACCTACATACTTCTCAATGTCTTCTGGTAATGCCATGGTACAATACCTCCTATGAAATAATTTTTAATTTCAGTTCTGTTTCATAACTTTTAGTACTTACTCCATATAATTTTCACTAAAAAAGTGGTACTCTTACAATCATACTTATATTTGTATACCATCTAAATTAGAATCATTGTTATTAGGAAAATTTGGAAAAGTAACATTTTTATTTCTATCAAGTGTATTGTTATATTGACCTAACTGACCTGTTATATTAGACATTAGATCTTCTTCATCATAATATTCCTCATTCTCAACAACATGATTTATGTAATTCTGTTTCTCTTCACTTGCTCTTCTATCAACTTCTAATTCGTCTAGAAATTTTAGATAATCATAATAAAAACTAAACACTAATTTCTCTCTAGGTCCGTTTCTGTTCTTATCAACATTTATACCAAGTTTAATATGTCTATCATTAAATACATATGAGAAACTATTTATGTTCTGATCTTTAATATCATACATTAGACCAATGAAGTCAGCGTTTTGTGCTATTTGTCTACTTTCATCTAAGTTTCTCATAGTAGGTATAGTATCATATCCAGCAGTATTTAATTGAACTGCAGTTATTACTGGTATATTTAATTCTTTAGCAACTTGTTTTAAATCGAGAATTATTTGTCCTAATTCAAATCTCATCTCACCATATTTCTCACTTGATCTTAACAAAGAAGCATAATCAACACATACAGCACAATAATCATGTTCAGATTTCAAACTAGTTAAGAAAGAGAAAATTGTATTTACTTGTGTCCTTGGTGGAAAGTAAACAACAATAATTTTATCTGTTAGATATTTATTAATAACATATTCATAACTATCTATATCACTTTGGTTCTTTAAAAATGTTTTAGCATAATTATCATCTATTTTTTCTAATTCCAATTTATCAAATAAAACTATCTTAGCGAGTCTTTGCATAGTTTCGAGTTCATCGTTCTCAAGTGTTATGTAAACAACATATTTACCATTACTTTTCTTTTGGATATTATGTGCTAAATTTAATAATAATGCAGATTTACCATGACCTGGTTTTCCTGCAAATACATAAACCCTAGAAGATTCGAAACCACCATTTAATATTCTATCCAAACTCTCATAACCACTACTATAGACAAGTCTATTAGACAGTAGTTCAGAAAATTTCTCAACAGTAGTTGCATCTTTATCTACTACAATTTGTCTTACCTTATTTCCAGAACTGATATATTTTGTTGTGATATTTAGATATTTACTTCCTATAAATGAAATAACTTCATCAACATCTGCTTTCATCTGGTTAGTTAAGTAATTAATTAATTTTTTTGATATATCAGAAAACTCTACTCTGATATCTAATGTTTCTACAAATTGTGTTAGTTCATCTGTAATAAATTTTAATTCATTATAATCAGGTTCTATTTTAGAATAATCACTAAGCATTTTCCTAATATTCTCATCTTCTAATTTAGGAAGTAGATTATATCTAACAATTAAATTACCAGATGTATCAAGATGTTTTAAATGTAATTTAGCTAATGTAACAAGTGTATTGTATAATTGTTCCGAATAATGATCTAATTCTTTTAATTCAGGTTCTGTCAATTTTATAAATTCTACTATAGCATCTTTAGATGAAGTTACAATAGATTTTGCAAGTATTTTTTGTAAATATGTGTTCTCTGGATTTGTGTAGCATGATAGTAAGAAAAGTAGTTTTTGCATTTTTTCCTCCTTATTTTTACAGAAATAAATGAAATAGGAATAAAATGAGAGAATGAGATTACTTTAGACAAAGTTTATCTAACTTATCATTCTGATAGAAGATATGATATAAATCTACTTTTTCACCATCCAATATTCTGTCTATATAATCAAGTGTTCTTATAGTTTGTTTAATTAATCTTGCTACTGTATCTCTAGACCCCATCTCTAATGTCTTCTCATATATGCTTATTAAAAATCCTTTATTTCGTCTCTCTATCTTATCTATATTAGCTTTTATAAATGGTAGATAATCTTTTTGCAACATATCATTTAAAACATAAGATTCATATGCTATAACAGTAGAGATTAATGAATTTGGAATAGTATCTCTTTGTTTGTCATAAACTTCATTAAATCTTACTTTACTTCCTATATCTTCTAGAAAATCATTAATCCAATATAATATAGTTTCTTCATTTGTCATACCATTATATAGTTTCTTTTTTAAATCTCTTGATAAAGCAGATGCTTCAGTTAACATTTTATTTTTCTTATCATAACAAATAAAATGCCTACCTCTAACAAACTTATCAACAACTGATTTACCATCATATGTTACATCATATCTAAAACCTGTCTTATGACTTAAATATTCCATAATTATAAATGAAGAAATGATATAGTAAGATGTTGTTACTCCTAGTAGATGGAAATGGAAATCTCCATATAATGAATTATGTTCTACCATCTTATTTAAAAGCATAAGTAAACCAGTTGACCAATGTACTACAGGATGTCTTAGATAAAGTGATGCTCTTGAAGCAACAAGTCCACCAACTGCATATTTCTTTGGTTTATATGGAACAACATTATCTAAGAAATAGTTCCAAAGTTCCAATCTTTCTGGAGAGTTAAATTGAATAATAAACGCCATTTTATCATTAAATGGATTTTGTTTGTTTCTAAGATAATCCATATAGATGTTAAATGAGAACATATTATCTTCTCTAAAAGTCTTATAAGTATCATCTCTTGATTCTGGAATATCAAGATAAAATACTGTATCTACTTTAGGATGGTCAGATATCTTATCTATAGCAGGATAATATTTTACTGGGTATTCTCTATATATGAAGTCTAAGAAACCTTTAAATGACAATTGGAATCCACCAGAGTCTATATATAGTTTACTCCTATCATCTATTTTATTAACTTGTTCTTCAAACTTTTCATCAATTTTCTCAAGTGCCTTAATAAAATCATCTCTAGTTAATCTATGTCTTTTATCTTCCATAAATTGCCTTAGAGGAACAATCTCAGAACCGAAAGATATCAGATAGGTATCAAAATATCTTTTTATTGATTCATAAACTTCAGGATGTCTTTTTTGACAAACTGTTAGTAATGATGAAACACCAGAAGGGATAAACTTGTAAGTATTAGTATTCATAATAAACCTCCTTATCTATTAGTTTAGATGAAATTCAGGAAGAATTGACTAAATTGTACCTTGTCAATTAGTTCATTCAAATCTGTTATAAACAATTGGTAATTTTTACTATTACTTGAAATCTTTATAATAGATGTGTTATCACTTATTTTGTCTAGACCAATTTTATCATCTTTAGTTAGAATAATCAACCATATCTTTCCTCTATTTCTTTTTAGAAAGAGAAACCCGTATTTTTTGTTATTTTCTTCTACTTGAGAATAAAGTTTGTCAATATACTCATCTAACTGTTTTGGAAAGAAACTATTTCTTAGATAATTATTATCAAGTTCTGTATTCTTACATTCTATTAGAATGTTAGTTAGATATTTCTTACTATACTCTGTTAATGGTGTTATATCTCCACTAAAGAAATCAATCTTACTATCCTTTAGTCTAGTAG
Protein-coding regions in this window:
- a CDS encoding DnaB-like helicase C-terminal domain-containing protein, translated to MQKLLFLLSCYTNPENTYLQKILAKSIVTSSKDAIVEFIKLTEPELKELDHYSEQLYNTLVTLAKLHLKHLDTSGNLIVRYNLLPKLEDENIRKMLSDYSKIEPDYNELKFITDELTQFVETLDIRVEFSDISKKLINYLTNQMKADVDEVISFIGSKYLNITTKYISSGNKVRQIVVDKDATTVEKFSELLSNRLVYSSGYESLDRILNGGFESSRVYVFAGKPGHGKSALLLNLAHNIQKKSNGKYVVYITLENDELETMQRLAKIVLFDKLELEKIDDNYAKTFLKNQSDIDSYEYVINKYLTDKIIVVYFPPRTQVNTIFSFLTSLKSEHDYCAVCVDYASLLRSSEKYGEMRFELGQIILDLKQVAKELNIPVITAVQLNTAGYDTIPTMRNLDESRQIAQNADFIGLMYDIKDQNINSFSYVFNDRHIKLGINVDKNRNGPREKLVFSFYYDYLKFLDELEVDRRASEEKQNYINHVVENEEYYDEEDLMSNITGQLGQYNNTLDRNKNVTFPNFPNNNDSNLDGIQI